The Hyperolius riggenbachi isolate aHypRig1 chromosome 3, aHypRig1.pri, whole genome shotgun sequence genome window below encodes:
- the LOC137561099 gene encoding tropomyosin-1, isoforms 33/34-like isoform X1, translating to MRSRDYRAASLMNVSTNPLTCGRLLCDQRLLIMSDLEDPKTLSPPSMLEFPIRTVDHSDTSLQIVEDREVSDSDSSDFENGGYLDCLERDELYLATRLASALFIRDILDEPSVEIGLAIVQNRLTRNHGPMPSYEDMQTPTPENLWGIITAVAADLIFAMEMHPVPPLTDDEEDAWRKVVKRIRDDYIEDPICVQPPPPPAAEDIEPPAAEDIEPPPPAAEDIEPPPPAAEDILPPAAEDNQPPAAEDQPPTPGPAEGSPPEAPPAEPTPAPRRTLRARCARAWRRVRRFFTCSATRTA from the exons AATTATGTCTGACCTTGAGGACCCGAAAACTTTGAGCCCTCCATCCATGTT GGAGTTTCCAATCCGAACAGTGGATCATTCGGACACTAGCCTGCAAATTGT TGAAGACCGTGAGGTTTCAGACAGTGACTCA TCTGATTTTGAAAATGGCGGATATCTGGACT GCCTTGAAAGAGACGAGCT CTACCTTGCTACTCGTTTGGCTTCCGCCCTCTTCATCAGGGACATCCTGGACGAACCAAGTGTCGA GATTGGCCTGGCCATCGTGCAGAACCGCCTGACCAGAAACCATGGACCGATGCC ATCTTACGAAGACATGCAGACCCCAACACCCGAGAACCTGTGGGG GATCATCACCGCCGTGGCTGCTGACCTCATATTTGCCATGGAGATGCACCCGGTGCCCCCCCTCAC AGACGACGAGGAAGATGCCTGGAGGAAAGTGGTGAAGAG GATCCGAGACGACTACATCGAGGATCCAAT TTGCGTCCAGCCACCACCGCCACCAGCTGCAGAGGACATCGAGCCACCAGCTGCAGAGGACATCGAGCCACCGCCACCAGCTGCAGAGGACATCGAGCCACCGCCACCAGCTGCAGAGGACATCCTGCCACCAGCTGCAGAGGACAACCAGCCACCAGCTGCAGAGGACCA GCCACCCACTCCAGGACCAGCGGAGGGATCACCACCGGAGGCCCCaccggcagagccaacaccagctccGCGGAGGACTCTGAGAGCAAG ATGCGCCAGGGCTTGGAGACGGGTGAGACGCTTCTTCACCTGCAGTGCCACCAGGACCGCCTAA
- the LOC137561099 gene encoding tropomyosin-1, isoforms 33/34-like isoform X3, with the protein MSDLEDPKTLSPPSMLEFPIRTVDHSDTSLQIVEDREVSDSDSSDFENGGYLDCLERDELYLATRLASALFIRDILDEPSVEIGLAIVQNRLTRNHGPMPSYEDMQTPTPENLWGIITAVAADLIFAMEMHPVPPLTDDEEDAWRKVVKRIRDDYIEDPICVQPPPPPAAEDIEPPAAEDIEPPPPAAEDIEPPPPAAEDILPPAAEDNQPPAAEDQPPTPGPAEGSPPEAPPAEPTPAPRRTLRARCARAWRRVRRFFTCSATRTA; encoded by the exons ATGTCTGACCTTGAGGACCCGAAAACTTTGAGCCCTCCATCCATGTT GGAGTTTCCAATCCGAACAGTGGATCATTCGGACACTAGCCTGCAAATTGT TGAAGACCGTGAGGTTTCAGACAGTGACTCA TCTGATTTTGAAAATGGCGGATATCTGGACT GCCTTGAAAGAGACGAGCT CTACCTTGCTACTCGTTTGGCTTCCGCCCTCTTCATCAGGGACATCCTGGACGAACCAAGTGTCGA GATTGGCCTGGCCATCGTGCAGAACCGCCTGACCAGAAACCATGGACCGATGCC ATCTTACGAAGACATGCAGACCCCAACACCCGAGAACCTGTGGGG GATCATCACCGCCGTGGCTGCTGACCTCATATTTGCCATGGAGATGCACCCGGTGCCCCCCCTCAC AGACGACGAGGAAGATGCCTGGAGGAAAGTGGTGAAGAG GATCCGAGACGACTACATCGAGGATCCAAT TTGCGTCCAGCCACCACCGCCACCAGCTGCAGAGGACATCGAGCCACCAGCTGCAGAGGACATCGAGCCACCGCCACCAGCTGCAGAGGACATCGAGCCACCGCCACCAGCTGCAGAGGACATCCTGCCACCAGCTGCAGAGGACAACCAGCCACCAGCTGCAGAGGACCA GCCACCCACTCCAGGACCAGCGGAGGGATCACCACCGGAGGCCCCaccggcagagccaacaccagctccGCGGAGGACTCTGAGAGCAAG ATGCGCCAGGGCTTGGAGACGGGTGAGACGCTTCTTCACCTGCAGTGCCACCAGGACCGCCTAA